The Prochlorococcus sp. MIT 1300 genome has a window encoding:
- a CDS encoding precorrin-6A/cobalt-precorrin-6A reductase, whose amino-acid sequence MHTARNCQRHIWLLSGTGEGPAFVKAFLNHDFKVSVSVVSIEASFAYEGLALENLWVGPLDGIEGISSVLSEAANSENKIDCVVDATHPFATVISRDLQEACKAFEKRLIRFERPLTDSVGSTFLGSLEELSNKAEQGQRILLAIGSRHLLRAVSSAKEAGAIIFARVLPSPINIRTALIAGLPESHLAVARPSKNFSSAALETALCRRWDVDVVVCRQSGGVVEHLWREVSRQLGIDLWLVERPGQPLGIEVVNTLKEVLAKIKTI is encoded by the coding sequence ATGCACACCGCCAGGAATTGCCAGCGGCATATATGGCTGCTCTCGGGAACGGGGGAGGGCCCCGCATTTGTGAAGGCTTTTTTAAACCATGATTTCAAAGTAAGTGTGAGTGTCGTTTCGATTGAAGCTTCCTTTGCTTACGAAGGGCTTGCTCTGGAAAATCTTTGGGTTGGACCTCTTGATGGCATTGAGGGGATTAGTAGTGTTCTTTCTGAGGCTGCTAATTCCGAGAACAAAATTGATTGTGTTGTAGATGCAACACATCCCTTTGCGACAGTGATTAGTAGGGATTTGCAGGAAGCATGTAAGGCTTTTGAGAAACGCTTGATTCGATTCGAGCGTCCTTTGACCGATTCAGTGGGATCAACGTTCCTTGGAAGTCTTGAAGAGTTGTCTAATAAAGCTGAACAAGGCCAGAGGATTTTGCTTGCGATAGGGTCACGACACCTATTAAGAGCTGTATCTTCAGCAAAAGAAGCAGGCGCAATCATTTTTGCTCGGGTACTTCCTTCCCCTATAAACATTAGAACCGCTCTTATTGCAGGTCTCCCTGAAAGTCACTTGGCAGTTGCTCGGCCATCTAAAAACTTTTCTTCGGCTGCATTGGAAACAGCCCTTTGCCGAAGATGGGATGTTGATGTTGTTGTTTGTAGACAATCAGGAGGAGTTGTAGAGCATCTATGGCGGGAGGTCTCTCGCCAATTGGGCATTGATCTCTGGCTAGTAGAAAGGCCTGGTCAGCCGCTTGGAATAGAAGTTGTTAACACTTTGAAAGAAGTTTTGGCTAAAATAAAAACTATTTGA
- a CDS encoding DUF2854 domain-containing protein translates to MNYLLAPGNLITVTGAVLTVIGTVAYLTGAANLSVPTLFYGFPIFIGGLALKTSELPPAKLINSQNALKAAKGEAPDELIKLVGDVTRWRYGQKAHLESSLEVLKLWDEDNPPQLKEIELLKSPDGYGARLKFELGGVPLGRWQEREDRLSRFFATGLKADLKILNSEEIDLTLLPINAENTSTSQHTDNESKQSQ, encoded by the coding sequence ATGAATTATCTACTAGCCCCAGGCAACCTCATTACCGTAACTGGTGCAGTTCTAACAGTTATAGGAACCGTTGCATACTTAACTGGTGCGGCAAACCTAAGTGTGCCAACACTTTTCTATGGCTTTCCCATCTTCATAGGAGGACTTGCACTAAAAACATCAGAACTACCTCCAGCGAAATTAATCAACAGTCAAAATGCTTTAAAAGCAGCAAAAGGAGAAGCCCCAGACGAATTAATAAAACTTGTAGGGGATGTTACCCGTTGGCGATATGGTCAAAAAGCTCACCTTGAGTCCTCTCTAGAAGTTTTGAAGCTATGGGACGAGGACAATCCACCACAACTGAAAGAAATCGAACTCTTAAAAAGTCCTGATGGATATGGAGCAAGGTTAAAATTTGAACTTGGTGGGGTTCCTCTAGGACGGTGGCAAGAACGTGAAGATCGACTAAGTCGCTTCTTTGCAACTGGATTGAAAGCAGATCTGAAAATATTGAATTCAGAAGAAATTGACTTAACCCTTCTTCCTATCAATGCCGAAAACACATCAACAAGTCAACATACAGATAATGAAAGCAAGCAAAGCCAGTGA
- the priA gene encoding primosomal protein N' yields MSSASLEKPSLPIEVDVWLEAGREGLSFTYKDAKNLGVDIGDLVQVRLRGRLMNGLVVGKRLSSTNKLNPQVRGGRPLQAVEALIQPAAVDTLWREWIEASAFSCHISAFRMLKAALPPGWLGQKPSRLQEPREMWWLQLEKDIDSSKGFGSKKQAELFNELVICGGGAWQRDLLARGFGISTMRSLIKNCIARREKKVFLQTPNRFNSPNCAMNVIEKPRDLTIEQQQAVETFVAQPAGSALCLWGVTGSGKTEVYLNLVAKEIKAGNNSLILTPEIGLVPQLVDRFRRRFGADVLEYHSNCSTRERINNWKRCLESDTPLVVVGTRSAVFLPMKKLGLIVLDEEHDSSYKQDSVMPCYHAKELALDRARRTGAKVLLGSATPSLSTWKSLKPQGSINLVRLTRRISSQPLPSVTVIDMRQELEEGNKRLVSRGLMESLSALPSSGEQAVVLVPRRGYSSFLSCRSCGEVVECPHCDVALTVHGSRNGKQWLRCHWCDYRETISSRCKACGSNAFKPFGAGTQRVMEHLSEELPEVRFLQFDRDTTGGRDGHRRLLGQFAAGEADVLVGTQMLAKGMDLPRVTLAAVLAADGLLHRPDLQAGEQSLQLMMQLAGRAGRGERPGKVIVQTYCPEHPVILHLLDGRYEEFLKKESQLRREAGLVPYSRACLLRLTGKSSSITATAAAGLAEQLRSICLKNGWCLIGPAPAPVSRVAGRSRWQILLHGPEKSPLPLPAGSTMWNTLPKGVALCVDPDPLEL; encoded by the coding sequence GTGAGCTCTGCAAGTCTTGAAAAACCTTCTCTGCCTATTGAGGTTGATGTTTGGTTAGAAGCAGGAAGGGAAGGGCTTTCTTTTACCTATAAAGACGCAAAGAATCTTGGTGTTGATATTGGAGATCTGGTGCAAGTGCGTTTGCGAGGCCGTTTAATGAACGGCTTGGTTGTTGGGAAACGCCTTTCATCAACCAATAAGTTGAACCCTCAGGTGAGGGGTGGGCGCCCCTTGCAAGCGGTTGAAGCTTTGATTCAGCCTGCAGCGGTTGACACCCTTTGGCGAGAATGGATTGAGGCTTCTGCTTTTAGTTGTCATATCAGTGCTTTCAGAATGTTGAAAGCAGCGTTGCCCCCAGGGTGGTTGGGTCAGAAACCCTCAAGATTGCAAGAGCCGCGTGAAATGTGGTGGTTGCAACTCGAGAAGGATATTGATTCTTCTAAGGGATTTGGGTCAAAGAAACAAGCAGAATTATTTAATGAATTAGTGATTTGCGGCGGAGGCGCATGGCAGAGGGATCTTCTAGCGAGAGGCTTTGGTATATCAACTATGCGAAGCCTGATTAAAAACTGTATTGCTCGCCGAGAAAAAAAAGTATTTTTACAGACTCCCAATAGATTTAATAGTCCAAATTGCGCGATGAATGTTATAGAAAAGCCTAGGGATTTGACTATTGAGCAGCAACAAGCTGTAGAGACTTTCGTTGCTCAACCGGCTGGCTCTGCTTTGTGCCTTTGGGGAGTTACTGGTTCTGGTAAGACAGAGGTTTATTTGAATCTTGTAGCAAAGGAAATCAAGGCTGGTAATAATAGTTTGATTCTTACTCCTGAGATTGGCCTTGTGCCTCAGTTAGTGGATAGGTTTCGGAGAAGATTTGGTGCAGATGTTTTAGAATATCATAGTAATTGCTCTACTAGAGAGCGTATAAATAACTGGAAAAGATGTTTAGAGTCTGATACCCCATTGGTCGTAGTTGGTACGCGATCGGCTGTGTTTTTGCCGATGAAAAAACTTGGCCTAATTGTTTTAGATGAGGAACACGACTCTTCATATAAACAAGATTCTGTCATGCCTTGTTATCACGCTAAAGAACTTGCTTTAGATCGAGCAAGGCGGACAGGTGCAAAAGTTTTGCTGGGGAGTGCAACTCCATCACTTTCCACATGGAAGTCTTTGAAACCACAGGGCTCAATAAACCTTGTGCGCCTAACCCGTCGAATTTCAAGCCAGCCATTACCTTCTGTGACTGTTATAGATATGCGCCAGGAGCTTGAAGAAGGCAATAAGCGATTAGTAAGTCGAGGATTGATGGAATCTCTCTCGGCTCTACCTTCTTCAGGAGAACAAGCTGTTGTTTTAGTGCCAAGGCGTGGATATAGCAGTTTCTTAAGTTGTCGTAGTTGTGGTGAAGTTGTGGAGTGCCCCCATTGTGACGTGGCTCTCACTGTTCACGGCAGTAGGAATGGGAAGCAGTGGTTGCGCTGTCATTGGTGTGACTATCGCGAGACTATTTCGTCTAGATGCAAGGCATGTGGGTCAAATGCTTTTAAGCCATTTGGTGCAGGTACTCAACGAGTGATGGAACATTTATCAGAAGAATTGCCAGAAGTGAGGTTTTTGCAGTTTGACCGGGACACGACTGGAGGCCGAGATGGTCATCGACGGTTGTTGGGACAATTTGCAGCAGGTGAGGCTGATGTTCTTGTTGGTACTCAAATGCTTGCAAAGGGTATGGATCTCCCTAGGGTCACTCTTGCAGCAGTACTCGCTGCCGATGGTTTATTGCATCGCCCGGATTTGCAAGCTGGTGAACAGAGTTTGCAATTGATGATGCAATTGGCGGGTCGTGCAGGCCGTGGAGAGCGCCCTGGAAAAGTAATTGTGCAAACCTATTGCCCAGAACACCCTGTGATTCTCCATTTATTGGACGGTCGCTATGAGGAGTTTCTGAAAAAAGAATCCCAACTCCGTCGCGAAGCGGGCTTGGTTCCATATAGCAGGGCTTGCCTGCTTCGCTTAACTGGGAAATCTTCCTCTATTACTGCAACAGCTGCTGCAGGACTTGCTGAACAATTAAGGTCGATATGCCTGAAAAATGGATGGTGCCTAATCGGGCCTGCTCCCGCCCCAGTCTCAAGGGTGGCTGGCCGCAGTCGCTGGCAAATTTTGCTCCATGGCCCAGAGAAAAGTCCTTTGCCTCTTCCTGCCGGATCCACTATGTGGAATACCTTGCCTAAAGGAGTAGCCTTATGTGTTGACCCCGATCCGCTTGAGCTTTAA
- a CDS encoding DUF3153 domain-containing protein, which produces MKNELAKAEKALACGDYGQVLSLLEPLTKVYPPKQEEGAKIRIMIVTALMGLGQEQKAIKIVRQLTHGKNPELRQLAKQLLEVLEAPSLPRPSNWSIDLPALDLEETNISYQKNNARFTNKTNKNLPPLPPTGPTKGMDLGFTFLALTILISLTFLLSGCVQIQTRLSIPGPNRVSLDWEIQTSSQQILPWQKKLKESLNSSVSGLKIQEQSRGLQKIYSPILQSKDANILLQEVFKVATEEAGIELPPPELVLNEKNWLIGVEQKLILLIDLKDMPKIPGINLSIVIDSNSSKNIKAKPKLTAQDNKFLRWDIQPGALNQLELKRWQWSGLGIGTFLIFGLLSLALILQSIRLKLGFGFPELPA; this is translated from the coding sequence GTGAAAAACGAGCTGGCAAAGGCTGAGAAAGCCCTTGCTTGCGGGGATTATGGCCAGGTCCTTTCTTTATTAGAGCCACTAACGAAGGTATATCCCCCCAAGCAAGAAGAAGGAGCAAAAATTCGCATAATGATTGTTACAGCCTTAATGGGGCTTGGACAAGAACAAAAAGCAATCAAAATAGTTCGACAACTTACTCATGGCAAGAACCCAGAACTGCGCCAACTAGCTAAACAACTACTTGAGGTTCTCGAAGCTCCAAGCCTTCCAAGACCTTCTAATTGGTCTATTGATTTACCTGCTCTTGATTTAGAAGAAACAAACATAAGTTATCAGAAAAACAATGCTCGGTTTACAAATAAAACCAACAAAAATCTACCTCCTCTTCCACCAACTGGTCCCACAAAGGGAATGGACCTTGGCTTTACTTTCTTAGCCTTAACTATACTAATCAGTCTAACATTTCTTCTCAGTGGCTGCGTTCAAATTCAAACCAGACTAAGCATTCCAGGACCTAATCGCGTTTCATTAGACTGGGAAATCCAAACCTCAAGCCAACAAATACTGCCTTGGCAGAAAAAGTTAAAAGAATCCCTAAATTCTTCAGTTAGTGGACTTAAAATTCAAGAGCAAAGCCGTGGTTTACAAAAGATCTATTCGCCCATTCTTCAATCGAAGGATGCCAACATACTCCTTCAAGAAGTCTTTAAAGTGGCCACCGAAGAAGCTGGCATTGAACTACCTCCTCCAGAGTTAGTTCTAAATGAAAAGAACTGGTTAATAGGAGTTGAACAAAAGCTGATACTTCTAATAGACTTAAAAGATATGCCCAAGATTCCTGGTATAAATTTATCAATAGTTATAGACTCAAATTCATCTAAAAATATTAAGGCCAAGCCTAAATTAACTGCTCAAGACAACAAATTTCTTCGATGGGATATACAACCAGGAGCTCTAAACCAACTTGAACTTAAACGATGGCAATGGAGCGGGTTAGGGATAGGGACTTTTTTAATTTTTGGGTTACTTTCCTTAGCTCTAATTCTACAAAGCATACGTCTCAAGTTGGGCTTTGGCTTCCCTGAACTTCCTGCGTAG
- the argB gene encoding acetylglutamate kinase, whose protein sequence is MSGFPQDLPKHRSDDDQLRVSVLSEALPYIQRFAGRRIVIKYGGAAMSHKNLQGAVFRDIALLSSVGVQPIVIHGGGPEINLWLKKLNISAEFRNGLRVTDSNTMDIVEMVLVGRVNKQIVNGLNILGAQAVGLSGSDGTLVEARPFDNGSHGLVGEVAKVNPEVLEPLLAKGYVPVISSVAATTEGFSHNINADTVAGEIAASLGAEKIILLTDTPGILRDQNNPNSLIHQLPISEARQLISEGIISGGMTPKIECCIRALAQGVSAAHIIDGRIAHALLLEVFTDAGIGTMVLGRG, encoded by the coding sequence GTGAGTGGATTTCCCCAAGACCTACCCAAACATCGCAGCGATGATGATCAACTAAGAGTTTCTGTACTCAGCGAGGCCCTTCCTTATATTCAACGATTTGCTGGACGTCGCATTGTTATCAAATATGGCGGAGCAGCAATGTCACATAAGAATCTCCAAGGGGCTGTCTTTAGGGATATAGCTCTCCTTTCTAGTGTGGGCGTACAGCCAATTGTCATTCATGGTGGTGGGCCAGAAATCAACCTTTGGCTTAAGAAGTTAAATATTTCAGCTGAATTTCGTAATGGATTAAGAGTCACTGATTCGAACACTATGGATATTGTAGAGATGGTCCTAGTAGGAAGAGTAAACAAACAAATAGTTAATGGCCTAAACATACTAGGAGCCCAAGCTGTTGGGCTCAGCGGAAGTGATGGCACTTTGGTTGAAGCTAGGCCTTTTGACAATGGAAGTCATGGACTTGTCGGAGAGGTGGCAAAAGTAAATCCAGAAGTTCTGGAACCACTTCTTGCTAAGGGTTATGTACCTGTAATCTCTAGCGTTGCGGCAACAACTGAAGGCTTTTCCCACAATATCAATGCAGATACTGTCGCAGGAGAAATAGCTGCCTCCCTTGGAGCAGAAAAAATAATTCTCCTTACAGATACACCTGGGATACTTAGAGATCAAAACAATCCAAACTCATTAATTCATCAGCTTCCTATTTCTGAAGCACGTCAACTTATCTCTGAAGGAATCATTTCTGGTGGCATGACTCCAAAAATTGAATGTTGCATTAGAGCCTTAGCTCAAGGAGTTTCAGCTGCTCACATAATTGACGGCAGAATTGCCCATGCTCTACTCCTCGAGGTTTTCACAGATGCTGGTATTGGAACAATGGTTTTAGGTCGAGGCTGA
- a CDS encoding single-stranded DNA-binding protein, whose amino-acid sequence MNHCLLEVEVIQPPTVRYTQDNQTPIAEMEVRFAGLRADDPPTQLKVVGWGNMAQELKSIVSVGQRLLLEGRLRMNTVPRKDGTKEKRAEFTLGKFHPIGQASNPKGENSSTPSPSISQVDSASDQKVPVEPESLNWNSSPLIPDTDEIPF is encoded by the coding sequence ATGAACCACTGTCTACTTGAAGTCGAAGTAATTCAACCTCCAACAGTTCGCTACACGCAAGATAATCAAACCCCTATTGCAGAAATGGAGGTTCGATTTGCTGGACTTCGTGCAGACGATCCACCAACTCAATTAAAAGTTGTCGGATGGGGCAATATGGCCCAAGAGCTTAAAAGCATAGTCAGCGTAGGACAAAGACTTTTGTTAGAAGGTCGTCTTCGAATGAATACAGTTCCTCGAAAAGATGGGACCAAAGAGAAACGTGCCGAATTCACTCTTGGTAAATTCCACCCTATAGGCCAAGCATCAAATCCCAAGGGTGAGAATTCCAGTACACCAAGCCCGTCTATATCACAAGTAGACAGTGCCTCTGATCAAAAAGTTCCAGTTGAGCCTGAATCACTCAATTGGAATAGTTCTCCATTAATCCCTGATACAGATGAAATCCCTTTTTGA
- the cutA gene encoding divalent-cation tolerance protein CutA — MRGSNLLKKVVLILTTEGSHLKAVELAQSLLKRKLAACVNLRSIESHFWWEGNLEAIKEVQLLIKTSPSLVADLCEVINEQHSYTTPEIIELNCRASNEYIDWIESSVSCSKSS; from the coding sequence TTGAGAGGATCGAATCTTTTGAAAAAAGTTGTTTTAATTTTGACTACTGAGGGTAGTCACCTGAAAGCAGTTGAATTGGCTCAGTCACTTTTGAAAAGAAAACTTGCAGCTTGTGTTAATTTGCGAAGCATTGAATCACATTTTTGGTGGGAAGGAAATCTTGAGGCCATTAAAGAAGTGCAGTTATTAATAAAAACAAGTCCAAGCCTTGTGGCTGATCTTTGTGAAGTTATTAATGAACAACATAGTTACACCACTCCTGAAATCATTGAATTGAATTGTAGAGCTAGTAATGAGTACATTGACTGGATAGAGTCATCAGTAAGCTGCAGCAAGTCTAGTTGA